GAACGCCGCCCGCACGGCCAGCCGCAGGTCCACCGGCAGCAGCCCGGCCAGCTCCTCCAACCGCGCCGAGACCTTCCGCCGGATCGCGCCCGGCGTGTCGCCCTCGGCCACCCCGCAGGTCGCCCGCAGGGTCGGGCCGAGCCGGTCCCCGATCCGGCCGGCCAGCACCCCGCGGCCCTTGCGGAGCGACTTCAGCTCCCGGACCAGGTCCACGTACGCGTTCATCGGCTCACCCCCCGTCGATCTCCACGATGTCTGCCGCACAGGGTGCGACCGACCGGTGGACCGGCGGTGGGCAGATCGTGGATGCCTAGACGCGGTCGGGTCGACGCGCGGTCGTCGAGACCGCCAGGGCGGTGCCCAACCGGATGCCGTCCGCGCCGAGGAAGACGCGGGCGGCGCCGATGCGGTCGAGCGTGCCCCGGTCGACCGCGCCGAGCCCGAAGGCGACCACCTCGGGGCGCAGTGGCCAGCCGGGGTCCACCAGGGCGGCGAAGGCGTCGGGCCAGGTCGCCGGGTCGGTCGGCCGGCCGTCGGAGGCGAAGAAGACGACCGGGCGGTGAACGAGGAGGCGACGGGCCTTCAGGTCGCGGACGTCCCGCGCGATGGTCTCCCGGAGGAGGGCGAACGCGGCGCCGAAGTTGCTCCCCGACCGGGGTCTCGACCCGCTCAGCCCGGTCAGGTCCGCCGCGGGCCGCAGCGGTTGCAGCACGGCCGGCACGGCCGCGAACCCGATCACGCAGACCCTGATCCGCGCCGCCGCCGACGGGTCGGCGTGGACGGCGCCCCGGAACTCCCGGAGTCCCGCGTTCACCTCGTCCAGGTGGTCGGTCATCGAGAGCGACACGTCGCACACCAGGTAGCACGGCAGCACGTCCGATCCCATCGGCTCCTCCTTCGCACACTTCTGCGGACAGGGCGGAGCCTGGCCGGTGCTTGTCTACCGGCGGTGGATCACGGGCGGATTCCGACACACGGACGGCCCCTTGTGCGACATCCGCCGTAGAGGTGAAGCTCGCGAACCGGGAGGCGGCGTGGAATTTCGGATGCTGGGTCCACTGGAGGCGTGGCACGGGAGCGCTCCGGTGCCGCTGGGCGACCAGCAGCAGCGGTTCGTCCTCGTCGTGCTCCTGCTGCACGCGAACCGACCGGTGTCCAAGGAGAAGTTGACCGAGATCGTGTGGGGCGGCAACCCGGAGCGCCAGAACCTGGTGCGCGGTTACATCAACAAGCTGCGCATCGCCTTCCGGGGCGTGGACGGCGTGTCGATCGACACCACGGCGACCGGCTACCTGCTGCGGGTCGACGAGGACCGGCTGGACACCGTCCGGTTCGACCGGCTGCGCGCGGAGGCGTTGGAGGCCGGCGACCCGCGTCGGGCGATCGTGCTGCTGCGCGCCGCCGTGGACCTGTGGCGCGGGCAGTTCCTGGAGGACATCGACCCCGACCGGATCGGCGGCACCGAGGTGATGTCCCCGGCGGACAGCTACTTCGACGCGGTCGGCGACCTGGCCGAGCTGGAGCTGGACGCGGGCGACCACCGGTCGGCGCGGGACCGGTTGCGCCCGGTGGTGCGCTCCAACCCGGACCGCCAGAGGCACGCCGAACTGCTCATGCGTGCGCTGATCGCGAGCGGTGACCGGGTCGAGGCGGTCCGGGTCTTCCGCGGCGCCGAGGCCGCGCTGGCCGAGGAGGACATGGAGCCGGGACCGCGGCTGCGCAAGCTGGCCGCGCGGGCGGAGCGCGGTGAGCCCACCAGTTCGCTGCCGTCGCGGCCGGGCGGGTTCACCGGCCGGGACGCCGAGCTGGAGGCGGTGGAGGCGGTCGCCTCGGCGCCGGGTGAGCGGCGGGCGGTGTGGGTGAGCGGCGCGCCGGGGGTGGGCAAGACCGGGCTGGCCGTGGAGGCGGCGCACCGGCTGCGCCACCGGTTCCCGGACGGGCAGCTGCTGGTGCGGCTGAACGGGTACACGCCGAACCTGCCCCCGGTGGCCGTGTCGGACGCGCTGACGCAGCTGCTCACCGAGCTGGGCGTGCCGCCGGAGCAGATCCCGGCGTCGGTGAACCGGAAGTTCACGCTCTACCAGACGGAGTTGTACGGCACGCGGACGCTGGTGGTGCTGGACAACGCGCACTCGCCGGAGCAGGTCCGGTCGCTGCTGCCGGAGGCGGCGGGCTGCCTGGCGATCGTGACCAGCAGGCACGTGGGCGAGCCGGACACCGGCGAGCAGGTCCGGTTACCCGAGCTGCCGCCCGAGGACGCGTGCGCGCTGTTCCGCACGTTGGCGGGGCCGCTGCGGCTGCGCGGCCGGGCGGCCGAGGTGGCCGGGGTGGTCAAGCGGTGCGGTTACCTGCCGATGCCGATCCGGGTGGCGGCGGCGCTGTTCCGCAGGCACGACCGGTGGCCGCTGGAGCACCTGCTGCGGCAGTTGGAGGAGAGCGGGCCGTGGCGCGCGGACACCGACGACTCCGACGGCACCGCCGCGGTGCGCGTGTCCTACCAGCAGCTCGGCGTGCCGCAGCGGGAGGTGTTCCGGCTGTTCGGGCACCTGCCGGGGCCGGACCTCGACGTGGCGGGCGCTGCGGCGCTCGCCGGCTGGGACGTGGTCTCAGCCCGTGCGGTGCTCGACGACCTGCACGAGGTGTGCCTGCTGGAGGAGGTCGCGCCGGAGCGCTACCGGATGCTCGACCCGCTCAAGGAGTTCGCCGCGGCCGAACCGCCCCCCACCACCCCGACCGAACGCGCGGACGCCCTGCTGCGGCTGCTCGACTTCTACCTCGTGGGCCTGGCCGAAGCGGTGGGCGCCGCCTACCCCTTCGACCGCGCGCACCTGCCCGCCGTGCACCGCGCCAGCCAGGTCGTCCCCGCCTTCCGGGACAAGCGGGACGCGACCGCGTGGATCGCCGCCGAGCGGGACAACCTGGTGGCCGCCATCCGCTGCGCCGCCGAGCACGACCTGACCGGTCACGTGTGGCGGTTGGCCGTGCTGATCTGGCGGCACTTCCACACCACCAGCCGGTTCGAGGACTGGGTCGAGACCGTGGAGCTGGCCTGGGAGCGCGTGCGCGCCGAACCGGACGAGGAGCACGGCCGAGCCCACGTGATGCTCCGGCTCGCCACCGCCTACGACCAGCTCGGGCGGCTGGAGGAGGCGCTGGAGCTGGCCACCAGCGCGCTGACCGCGTGGCGGCGGCTGGGCGACGTGCTCGGCGAGGCCGACACGCTGATCATGCTCGCCATCTCCCTGATGCAGCTCGGCCGGCACGCCGAGGCGATCGAGCACCTGGAAGCGGCGCTGGAGAAGTACGAGCGGTGCGGTGACCAGCGCGGCCAGGCGCACGCGTTGAGCATGCTCGGCACGCTCAACGAGGAGCGCGGCAACCTCGACCTCGCCCTGCGCCAGCACCGGGCCGCCGTGCCGATGCTGCGCGAGGTCGACCACAGGCAGGGG
This genomic window from Saccharothrix sp. HUAS TT1 contains:
- a CDS encoding tetratricopeptide repeat protein is translated as MLGPLEAWHGSAPVPLGDQQQRFVLVVLLLHANRPVSKEKLTEIVWGGNPERQNLVRGYINKLRIAFRGVDGVSIDTTATGYLLRVDEDRLDTVRFDRLRAEALEAGDPRRAIVLLRAAVDLWRGQFLEDIDPDRIGGTEVMSPADSYFDAVGDLAELELDAGDHRSARDRLRPVVRSNPDRQRHAELLMRALIASGDRVEAVRVFRGAEAALAEEDMEPGPRLRKLAARAERGEPTSSLPSRPGGFTGRDAELEAVEAVASAPGERRAVWVSGAPGVGKTGLAVEAAHRLRHRFPDGQLLVRLNGYTPNLPPVAVSDALTQLLTELGVPPEQIPASVNRKFTLYQTELYGTRTLVVLDNAHSPEQVRSLLPEAAGCLAIVTSRHVGEPDTGEQVRLPELPPEDACALFRTLAGPLRLRGRAAEVAGVVKRCGYLPMPIRVAAALFRRHDRWPLEHLLRQLEESGPWRADTDDSDGTAAVRVSYQQLGVPQREVFRLFGHLPGPDLDVAGAAALAGWDVVSARAVLDDLHEVCLLEEVAPERYRMLDPLKEFAAAEPPPTTPTERADALLRLLDFYLVGLAEAVGAAYPFDRAHLPAVHRASQVVPAFRDKRDATAWIAAERDNLVAAIRCAAEHDLTGHVWRLAVLIWRHFHTTSRFEDWVETVELAWERVRAEPDEEHGRAHVMLRLATAYDQLGRLEEALELATSALTAWRRLGDVLGEADTLIMLAISLMQLGRHAEAIEHLEAALEKYERCGDQRGQAHALSMLGTLNEERGNLDLALRQHRAAVPMLREVDHRQGLAHALNNLGTVQQRLGLDDEALVAHLEAHHLATELDDKCLAAYALNYTGNVHRSLGRLAEAVRYHERAKEVAADVSNADLRTRLFLDRAATAQAGGDREGALSAYRAALDLATGAGNRGHGARAHLGVAQALHALGRHSEAAGYWDAAEAEFVALGQPEADEVRAEHSDLTCGCR